From Bicyclus anynana chromosome 7, ilBicAnyn1.1, whole genome shotgun sequence, the proteins below share one genomic window:
- the LOC112049614 gene encoding endocuticle structural glycoprotein ABD-4, protein MKVLVVLSAALALTAAVPQRRLSLNPEAGDQQAAEQNYNNYQQPEQQVKDFRPRVQIDTTTFIPIISFDKEQGTDGSYKTSYETGNNIQAQEEGYLKNIGENEDAVPALVQHGSYSYTAPDGQVITVEYTADEFGFKVKGDHIPTPPPVSPEIQKGLDLIYAGIRANAERDALELKNNPEAARSQEEKAILNYKGQYYQQ, encoded by the exons ATGAAAGTACTG GTTGTGCTATCAGCCGCTTTGGCGCTTACAGCCGCTGTTCCTCAAAGAAGGCTATCCCTAAACCCGGAAGCCGGAGACCAGCAGGCCGCCGAGCAGAATTACAACAACTACCAACAACCCGAACAACAAGTGAAAGACTTCAGGCCCAGAGTACAAATTGATACCACTACTTTCATTCCCATCATCAGTTTCGATAAAGAACAAGGCACCGATGGCAGCTACAAAACCTC ATACGAAACCGGAAACAACATCCAAGCTCAAGAAGAAGGTTACCTCAAGAATATTGGAGAAAATGAGGATGCCGTCCCCGCATTGGTTCAGCACGGATCTTACTCATACACCGCTCCTGATGGCCAGGTCATCACCGTAGAATACACCGCTGATGAATTCGGATTCAAAGTCAAGGGAGACCACATCCCAACCCCTCCACCAGTATCTCCTGAAATCCAAAAGGGTCTTGACCTTATCTACGCCGGCATCAGAGCTAACGCG GAACGCGACGCCCTTGAACTTAAGAACAACCCTGAAGCAGCCAGGTCACAAGAAGAAAAAGCCATTCTTAACTACAAAGGTCAATACTACCAACAGTAA